In Candidatus Methylomirabilota bacterium, a single genomic region encodes these proteins:
- a CDS encoding mandelate racemase/muconate lactonizing enzyme family protein, translating to MGELSYLGLRVSRVTPFLADLGGGKNLLFVKVETEAGPHGWGECYTQADRDTSIIALVEALGRYLVGRDASHITHFLHVAYHDFAAKRGAMDFWSAVSGLEQALWDIAGKRHGVPVHALLGGPCRERIRVYANGWYGKSKTPADYAARARETVARGFSALKFDPFPGPWRTHLSREHEEQAVETVAAVREAVGTEVDLLIEVHRRLAPMHAVRIARAMERFRPFWYEEPVSSTNLEALAECRRQISIPVVTGEELYTRAEFRRVFELRAADIVNPDVCNCGGILELRAIAQMAEPSFVTVSPHNYNSTTVGLAATLQVSAAIPNFLITEYFVNFEGRGREIASPGFEVRDGYIAVPQSPGLGIELDESALARYPGRQFPPRALPSPADEGP from the coding sequence GTGGGCGAGCTCTCGTACCTCGGCCTTCGCGTCAGTCGCGTGACGCCGTTTCTCGCCGACCTGGGCGGGGGCAAGAACCTGCTCTTCGTCAAGGTCGAGACGGAGGCGGGCCCGCACGGCTGGGGCGAGTGCTACACGCAGGCCGACCGTGACACGAGCATCATCGCCCTCGTGGAAGCGCTGGGCCGCTATCTTGTCGGGCGCGACGCCTCGCACATCACGCACTTCCTCCACGTGGCCTATCACGACTTCGCGGCCAAGCGCGGGGCCATGGATTTCTGGAGCGCGGTCAGCGGCCTCGAGCAGGCGCTCTGGGACATCGCGGGTAAGCGCCACGGCGTGCCGGTGCACGCGTTGCTCGGCGGGCCGTGCCGCGAGCGCATCCGCGTCTATGCCAATGGCTGGTACGGCAAGAGCAAGACGCCGGCCGACTACGCCGCGCGGGCGCGCGAGACAGTGGCCCGCGGATTCAGCGCCCTCAAGTTCGATCCCTTCCCCGGTCCCTGGCGAACGCATCTTTCGCGCGAGCACGAAGAGCAGGCGGTGGAGACGGTGGCCGCCGTGCGAGAAGCCGTCGGTACCGAGGTCGACCTGCTCATCGAGGTGCACCGGCGCCTCGCGCCCATGCACGCGGTGCGTATCGCGCGGGCCATGGAGCGCTTCCGGCCGTTCTGGTACGAGGAGCCCGTCTCCTCGACCAATCTGGAGGCCCTGGCCGAGTGCCGGCGCCAGATCAGCATCCCCGTGGTCACCGGCGAGGAACTCTACACGCGCGCGGAGTTTCGCCGCGTCTTCGAGCTGCGCGCGGCGGACATCGTCAATCCTGACGTCTGCAACTGCGGGGGCATCCTCGAGCTTCGCGCCATCGCGCAGATGGCCGAGCCGTCATTCGTGACGGTCTCCCCCCACAACTACAACAGCACCACGGTGGGCCTGGCCGCGACGCTCCAGGTGTCGGCGGCCATTCCGAACTTCCTCATCACCGAGTACTTCGTGAACTTCGAAGGCCGCGGGCGTGAGATCGCCAGCCCCGGCTTCGAGGTGCGAGATGGCTACATCGCCGTCCCCCAGAGCCCCGGTCTGGGCATCGAGCTGGACGAGTCGGCGCTCGCGCGCTATCCGGGCCGCCAGTTTCCCCCGCGCGCCCTGCCCTCGCCGGCTGACGAAGGCCCGTAG
- a CDS encoding LLM class flavin-dependent oxidoreductase — protein sequence MITKFSTVYAGHVDLPDMGQLATPANERRYSNEHLATVFSKTEAIARCMDEHGYRTLWLAEHHFQREGYECLPNILMLAVHLAHLTSRLRTGCGFNITPMWHPLRLAEDYATADILTGGRTIFGVGRGYHTREVETFGAPMLDADANRELFEEQVDIIMKAFHSESFAHKGKHYTLPPAVPYRGYELKELTLVPRPLRQPVECWQPVVSASARGLDFMIKHRIKGLIGGGAATMAEKSIFAYQDAAHRGGLDYKLGEGLSLGIFYHLAESRERAVREVTPWYEEHVKMFGPLGFVPGITPAQLEASTKRGGWDAGGVPTLEHYTKLGAWFAGPPEELVAHLKSLEQKYPGLEYVHLSNSMGTPQKAMLEQLAWLGKEVMPEFTRRAC from the coding sequence TTGATCACCAAGTTCTCGACCGTCTACGCCGGCCACGTCGATCTTCCCGACATGGGACAGCTGGCCACCCCCGCCAACGAGCGGCGCTACTCGAACGAGCACCTGGCCACGGTCTTCTCGAAGACCGAGGCCATCGCCCGCTGCATGGACGAGCACGGATACCGCACGCTCTGGCTGGCCGAGCACCACTTCCAGCGCGAGGGCTACGAGTGCCTCCCCAACATCCTGATGCTCGCCGTCCATCTCGCGCATCTGACCTCTCGGCTCCGCACGGGGTGCGGCTTCAACATCACGCCCATGTGGCACCCGCTGCGGCTGGCCGAGGACTACGCCACCGCCGACATCCTCACGGGCGGACGCACCATCTTCGGCGTGGGTCGCGGCTATCACACCCGCGAGGTGGAGACCTTCGGGGCGCCCATGCTCGATGCCGACGCCAATCGCGAGCTCTTCGAGGAGCAGGTCGACATCATCATGAAGGCCTTCCACTCGGAGTCTTTCGCGCACAAGGGCAAGCACTACACCCTGCCCCCCGCCGTGCCGTATCGCGGGTACGAGCTCAAGGAGCTGACCCTGGTCCCCCGCCCCCTCCGCCAGCCCGTGGAATGCTGGCAGCCGGTGGTGAGCGCCAGCGCGCGCGGGCTCGACTTCATGATCAAGCACCGCATCAAAGGGCTGATCGGCGGCGGGGCGGCCACCATGGCGGAGAAGTCGATCTTCGCCTATCAGGATGCCGCGCACCGCGGCGGGCTCGACTACAAACTCGGCGAGGGATTGAGCCTCGGCATCTTCTATCACCTGGCCGAGTCACGCGAGCGCGCGGTGCGCGAGGTCACCCCGTGGTACGAGGAGCACGTCAAGATGTTCGGCCCGCTCGGCTTCGTGCCCGGCATCACCCCGGCGCAGCTCGAGGCGTCCACCAAGCGCGGCGGCTGGGACGCGGGCGGAGTGCCCACCCTCGAGCACTACACGAAGCTGGGCGCCTGGTTCGCCGGCCCGCCCGAGGAGCTGGTCGCCCATCTCAAGTCGCTCGAGCAGAAGTACCCCGGCCTCGAGTACGTGCACCTGAGCAACAGCATGGGCACCCCGCAAAAAGCCATGCTCGAGCAGCTTGCGTGGCTCGGCAAAGAAGTCATGCCCGAATTCACCCGGCGAGCGTGCTAG
- a CDS encoding EthD domain-containing protein: protein MIKTIGLLTRKPGMTHEQFMKHWVEIHAPLAHAVPGLRRYVQSHILEQPTRPDIPTADIDVDGVAELWYDDRAAMARAHASPEAKALFADGALFIGRIKSFIVEEKVIIPQSH, encoded by the coding sequence GTGATCAAGACCATAGGGCTGTTGACGCGCAAGCCGGGGATGACGCACGAGCAGTTCATGAAGCACTGGGTCGAGATCCACGCGCCGCTCGCGCATGCGGTGCCGGGATTGCGGCGCTATGTCCAGTCGCACATCCTCGAGCAGCCGACCCGCCCGGATATTCCCACCGCGGACATCGACGTCGACGGCGTTGCCGAGCTCTGGTACGACGACCGCGCCGCCATGGCGCGCGCGCACGCCTCGCCGGAAGCCAAGGCCTTGTTCGCCGATGGCGCGCTTTTCATCGGCCGGATCAAAAGCTTCATCGTCGAGGAGAAGGTGATCATCCCGCAGTCGCACTAG
- a CDS encoding ankyrin repeat domain-containing protein: protein MSKTRLFQSIRSLNVEAVSSLLEAHPELKRVKEERGRNLLHLSCSLASHEKTSRRSLELAQYLLDLGFGVNEPAFVEGTAFKATPLWYAISRGRNLPLAKFLLKKGSTPEYCLWSAGFRDDVEAVDLLVKHGASLDPVAEDETPFLGAIKWSHFASAERLLRHGANVNFQNSKGMAALHFLLKKNSDRKYIEMLVRYGADPTLKNGEGVKPLDMVANRRDKTLFNLLSKRREGRR, encoded by the coding sequence ATGAGCAAGACGCGGCTCTTTCAGTCCATCAGGTCATTGAACGTGGAGGCGGTCTCGTCCCTTCTCGAGGCTCACCCGGAGCTGAAGCGAGTCAAGGAGGAGCGCGGGCGAAACTTGCTGCACCTGTCATGCAGCCTGGCCAGCCATGAAAAGACGAGCCGGCGGTCCCTGGAGCTGGCTCAGTACCTCCTCGACCTCGGCTTCGGCGTCAATGAGCCGGCCTTCGTGGAAGGGACGGCCTTCAAGGCCACGCCGCTCTGGTATGCCATCTCGCGGGGCCGCAATCTGCCCTTGGCGAAGTTCCTCCTGAAGAAGGGATCCACCCCGGAATACTGCCTGTGGTCCGCGGGCTTTCGGGATGATGTGGAAGCCGTCGACCTGCTCGTCAAGCACGGGGCAAGCCTGGATCCGGTGGCGGAAGACGAGACGCCCTTTCTCGGCGCCATCAAATGGAGCCACTTCGCGAGCGCGGAAAGGCTCCTGCGTCATGGAGCGAACGTGAACTTCCAGAACTCCAAGGGAATGGCGGCCCTGCACTTCCTCCTCAAGAAGAACAGCGATCGGAAATACATCGAGATGCTGGTGCGCTATGGCGCGGACCCGACCCTCAAGAATGGCGAGGGGGTGAAGCCTCTGGACATGGTCGCGAATCGCAGGGACAAGACCTTGTTCAACTTGTTGTCGAAGCGACGGGAGGGACGCCGGTGA